Genomic DNA from Prunus persica cultivar Lovell chromosome G1, Prunus_persica_NCBIv2, whole genome shotgun sequence:
CACTGCCTGATTATACCACCACAATCTTTGTGGACTTGTTGCATGCAACCCAACCCCGCGCTTACAACACCGACTGATAGAGAGTGATTCCTGCATTTCACAACGGCCAATTACCAAACAAATAccttccattttttatttttttcattatttcatATTCCATTGTGGGCTAATTCGTAAAACCAACGTAGAAGTCCAACATAAAATGTTCAAAATTTTGTTCCATGTTTGAGTCAAACCAAAGCCCGACAAGCAGAAAACATTTGTAAGCCCAGAGCCCAACAAGCCACACTAGCATCAAATAAAAGACCAAGAAAACCCACCCATCggagaataaaaagaaaagatcaaACGCTAGGTCAAAGATAAACAGCAGCCTCTGCAGGATAAAGGACCGAGTTGCTTATACTCTTCCAAACTCTTACTTTTCCTCTCTAACAAATAAATGGATATTGATTCTCCTTTTATGTAAGGAGATACTCTTCCTTCTTGCGAATCATTATCTGATATAtgtgcaaaaataatttattaattacataaaaagaaaaaattatacacACATATTATATTACTATTAGTAAGGATGTAGTCTCATGCAACGGTGATAATATCTTTTACTATTTCCGtccaataatataataaacataatgacatatttaaaaaaaatttcacgtatcataatattattagttgagaataataaaataatattattccagttataaataagttttttttccccacttacatgatgatgataatgaggaaagtatttttctaaaaaaaaccaCCATCTCTGGccaatatttatttaggtaaaaaaatcatttctttCATTTAATATGGAAAAAAGGAGAATTGAAATCATCGAAGATCACCATAATTATCCTCTAAACCTCATGTGACTCACACCAAAAGTCCTTGCCATCTCCCTTCACACCCAAAAGAGAGTTTgggaaaggaaaaaggaaataaaaaagttgtgaTTAAAGTTCAGGTGAGGAGTAAACCCAAAGTCACCCAATTTTCTCCTTGTGCGCAAATTGGTTGGGAATGGAAAAAATTGGATCCAACATCATCAACAAGGGGAGGAGGAGGTAAAGAGGAGTTCCTTGAACCTCAGAGAATGATGGCCAAGTATTTCACAAAATGGTTTTCCGATCTTGATTGGCGGCTACTTCTGTTAGTTATCCCTCTCCTCTTTTTTATCGTCTTCTTCTCACTCTCATCTTCTTACTCTCCCACCAATTTCCCCCTCTCTCCGTTTGCTCCCATTCGATCTTTCCTTCGTGGCCGTGCCTTCCAGTTCCAGCAGCCGCCCCTCAACATAACAACCCTAAACACTCTCAATTCTACAACTAGTGAGTCCAATCGGAATGGGACCGACGAGTCGTTGAAGAAGCGCAAGGATGACGATTTGCATCGGTCCAGAATAGCCGTGTGTTTGGTTGGTGGGGCCCGGAGGTTCGAGCTCACGGGGCCGTCCATTGTCGACAAGATTCTAAACCAATATCCGAATTCCGATCTTTTTCTGCACAGCCCTATGGACCCCAACGCCTTCAAGTTCTCGCTCCTCAAGGCCGCGCCTAGGATCGCCTCCGTCAGAATCTTCCACCCCAAACCCATGCTCGAGACTGAGTTCCAGCTCCGAGTCCTAACCGCTCACAACTCGCCCAATGGCATTCAGGTTTTCTTTCTCGATTCTTGtcccctcttttctttttctttttctttttctttttttcctcaaaaaattataattaatatttactgATTAAtgtgattaatatttgatttatgaTAGTTTTGGTATGTATCTGAATCTGATGAACAAAGACAAAGTAACGATGAATTAATTTTGGTTCGTTGACCAAAAACCACTAAGAAACGAACGTGTCTAATCGTCGTATCTGTTGCTTTTGTGAATGGGAATTGGAAATAACGTGTTTGcatttatttcttcttacTGCCGTTTTAGTTGTCTATTCCCACTTTTCTTGCTACCGTAGCTatttaaaagtaaaatttgaaacttgtttttttaattaattcattatagtatttttttgttcttttttctccaccaaataattcaaaagtGTTTCGCACATAccaattttaaatgtttcaataAAGTCGTATAAGGTCActgttctcttttttgttttgttttttcccttCTGGTTAAagatttgttatatatttttaatctcaACTCTTGAATACGGCCAAAACTAGAATTACGTGACTGATGTATTATCTTAATTTCTGGGTCGTGTTGACAATGTGTATGCAGGGCCTTTTGCAATACTTCCACCTGGTTGAAGGCTGCCTTACTATGATCCAAGcataccaaaaacaaaacaacttcAGCTACGACTGGATAGTCCGAACCCGAGTGGACGGCTACTGGAATGCCCCGCTCCACCCTAAACACTTTGTGCGGGGACAGTACCTGGTCCCTCCGGGCTCCAGCTTCGGCGGACTCAACGACCGCTTCGGAGTTGGCGACCTCAACAGCTCCATAGTCGCCCTGTCGCGCCTCTCCCTCATTTCCAAACTCCACGCGGATGGGTTCCGCCAGCTCAACTCGGAAACCGCCTTCAAGGCCCAACTCACCACCCGAGGGGTGCCATACGTCACTAAACGACTTCCCTTTTGTATTGTAACGGACCGCCAATACGGCTTCCCACCAAGCCGTTTCGGAGTGCCAGTGGCGTCGCTGTCAAGCCCGGGCCCATTGAGCGGGGCCAAGTGCAGGCCCTGCAGGCCTGTGTGCCAAGGCCCCTGTGTAGCGGATGTGATGCTTAGCCTGCAAAGAGGGTGGAGCTGGACCCCCTGGGCCAAAGGCACGCTCCAGCTTTGTGATGCCCATGACGCATGGGAAAAGGGTTGGGAGACCACATTTGACCGAGTTGCTGGCCAGAAATTCGCTGCCGAGCGAAAGCGAGTTTTGGGGTTGACGGTGAAGCAGTGCATTGATGATTTCAACCAAATGAAAAACAGAACTGCTAACTGGGAGGCACCGCCAGTGGACGAGATTTGTAGCATTGGGGTGCTTGCGCCACCCCACTGAACAAAAATCCTGCCTGGCTCGGTaactttttctcaaaaaaaaaagagtggcaAAGATAGGGGAAAGAAATATAGAGAGTAATTTTGGATTCGTAAACAATATAGAATATTGTTAGGACAGAGCATCTCTACTCTACATGTGCTTCATAATTGAAAACTTATACAACTTACGATGTGTTTAGGTTTTTTTAATGGAATCTTGGGATTACTTAGTCTTTGTcttgttgggttttcttgggtttaaggcttgaggcccaaaaaaaaaaaaaaatttgtggagAATTTCCGGTGGCCGTGAAATATCTATCTTCCTGGGACGCCTCAGTCAGTGACACAGAAGCTCCACTCAGACTATAATGAgtggaaagttataaggggtaagTTATAAGAGGTTCACTTTATAGCCATCAGATCAATCCAAGGGCTGGGGAGAATTGAGATAAAGTTTTACAATCGGGTAAGTGAGGAACCCAAATTCGAATTTAATATCCAACAGgtccgaaaaagaagaagaagaggcaagttcgaagtttgaacagaaaaaaCTCATCGCTCTAAAACCCATAGCTCTGAGAAACGGTTGAAGGCAACGGTTAACGACGGTTGAAGGCCATTCTGTTCTCGAGACCctgaaaaagtatttattttgagtAGAAAGGGCAAAGGTGTGGATTCCGAAACAGTGAAGGGGCGAAGTAGTGGAAGGGGAAGGAGAGAAGCCGTATTCGTTGGAAGTGGTAGGTTCCATTTGTGGAGCAAAGCCACACAAAGACCCCGCACAGACACCTTGCGATTGTTCAATAACCatcatttggtgagtaatttatggaatttgagtttagggttagagtaatgGTTTTCTCCAATTTGTACCATTAATGTTGTTAGATTTGGCATCTCTTCTTTGTGCTTCActtgcatgttaatttttgcttgggtatatgttaaaaaacgaatgaaaatcaagtcaaTAACATATCAATAACATGTTaataatgatatgaataagataatggtgttgaattggaggaggccctcaaaaccttccacatttgaagcagtgcagAGTGCAGAGTACCTCTCTGGCactataatttatatattttttgaaataaatattatttcatttgttactaaatttgcctatgagaaatgagaacatataataataaactcatgaataaaagtgcaaagcatttgaaataAAGGTGGATCTATGACGATTGTGGCTGACTGAAGAAAAagctagaaagaaagaaggatgtAGCAATGGCTTAGCAAGCAGATAGTAGAGtagatgctttgctttgcttccttccactatatttcttatttatttatttattttgtgttgtgtATGAGATGACAATAATTGTCATGTGTGTGAAGTGCAGAACTTGCCTAGATTGCACTCACACTCACTCAGGCATCAACCACTGATTGGAGTTtggatccataaataaaacacatgaaattgtttgtaattcacataatcattgcattaacaggtatttgcacaaaatttgtcATATGCTTTGATGATATTAAAGCCTGTGATCAGTAATCCCTATACTCATGTactttgtaaaatttgtaatgTGCCTAGTTGACTAGTTGTGTAAATACCAATGTGATTGTGCAAATACGTGGTAGTATATGTGTTCACGTTATTTCATCTTGTATTTCAGGAAATGGGATCCAACGTGGAGCTGGTATGGCCAGAGTCAGAGGCATAttcgtcacgggtgaacaactGCTCACATGCAAATTCATCTCTAGCTGCAATTCGAGCGAAGTTGAGTGCGGAACAATTAGAACAATTCAAGACATCATGCTTTGGCCATCTTCTGAATATAGATAAGATTTAGTTTAGCGGGCAGATTGTGCATGGGGTTGTGTTGCGTAGAGTAGTGGGGCAGGGTGTGAAAGACTTGGATGGACAGAATTTCTTAATAGGGTGTGACGTTGCTCAATTCACTCGTCAGGATTTCTGTTTGATCACAGGGCTTCGTTTTGGGGAAGTGCCTGAAGTTTCCAGTTGAGAGAGTGATGAAATTAGACTTCAGAAAAGATATTATATAGACGAAGGAATCACATATAATGCTTTAGAAGAAGCATTTCTGAGGTGCACAGAGGAAGATGACATCTACAAGCTAGCTCTTGTTTACTTTACTGAGTTAGTGGTTTTGGGAAGGGACAAACATTTGAACATCAATCTAAATTACCTGACCCTTGTAGAGGACTTGGATGTATTTAACAGGTATCCGTGGGGTTCGGTGTCCTTTGACAAAACCCAAGacagtctattttctgcaCCAATAAAGTATGTGAAAAGCTTTGAAAATGAAGAGGGAAGATGGAAGGGAAAAAGTAAGGTAATGTGAACAAGCCGGAGAAATGAGAAGGGCAAGAAGGATAAGCACGGTGAAGCGCAAATGAGTGGCTGAAGTTCTAAAGGTTTCACGTATGCTTTCCAGGTACATGGTAATAATGTTCATGTCAGTTATGTTTTATGGActttaaaacttaaataatGACTTTTGTCCTGTGAATTGTATAGATTTGGgtatatgaattaattcctAGAATGGCGGACCTAAATTACTGCAAGGTTGTTGATCCGACAGCTATCCCGCGTATTTTGCGATGGAGAACTACTATGTCTGTTCCCTAAATGAGAAAgttgaacaattattttttccagagcAAAGAGGTTTGGTTTGCAGCCCTTGGAACTATTTATAAGattcaataaaattatgaagtaGAATGATTGAATATGACTCTTGTCTGTATTCTAAAACAGTCAGTTCAGTTGCGGGCGCTATGTCTGAGTGAAGAGGAAATGAGACAACCATATTGGAGTTGGCCACAGGATCGCCTTGTTGTTGTCTCGGCAGag
This window encodes:
- the LOC18788743 gene encoding uncharacterized protein LOC18788743, translating into MMAKYFTKWFSDLDWRLLLLVIPLLFFIVFFSLSSSYSPTNFPLSPFAPIRSFLRGRAFQFQQPPLNITTLNTLNSTTSESNRNGTDESLKKRKDDDLHRSRIAVCLVGGARRFELTGPSIVDKILNQYPNSDLFLHSPMDPNAFKFSLLKAAPRIASVRIFHPKPMLETEFQLRVLTAHNSPNGIQGLLQYFHLVEGCLTMIQAYQKQNNFSYDWIVRTRVDGYWNAPLHPKHFVRGQYLVPPGSSFGGLNDRFGVGDLNSSIVALSRLSLISKLHADGFRQLNSETAFKAQLTTRGVPYVTKRLPFCIVTDRQYGFPPSRFGVPVASLSSPGPLSGAKCRPCRPVCQGPCVADVMLSLQRGWSWTPWAKGTLQLCDAHDAWEKGWETTFDRVAGQKFAAERKRVLGLTVKQCIDDFNQMKNRTANWEAPPVDEICSIGVLAPPH